In a single window of the Victivallis lenta genome:
- a CDS encoding ABC transporter substrate-binding protein — protein sequence MKKLDDVQSAGRFQKVGLILAVAFYILSVIMVIRNHGGMSVVFSPDTKVITIAHWQLEDGFREGISAAIEEYEKAKLAQGVKVKVRQVAVPVRGYQQWYLTQLIGGEPADILEVMGSSDIQNQYFTPLSPYIGEKNPWNKGTPLENMSWRESFADDMLSALDTAYSEFFSVCTFMHTTRVYVNMKLYEEATGKTELPDTLTEWLEDCARLKEYGLQQKRPIIPIGVRGFDKGTIGQLLSTYNSQLTTDLSDTGSPYGYGVATGEIFRQINAGELDKDKLLEPVEVVTEIGKYFADGFSAIDLEQTKYLFFAGNVAFFIDGTYNAWSMINNAPFEVKVIQIPVLDEKHPLGAKAFGRITELGSGIQGKFGIPKKTKHFDLALDFLRFLTSWKVNQLVMVENCKWMSSLKEVEYTGAMKDFEPVTNTSHTAVTTPFTSTGTLANRLTLQRLENSIIHQPEDPKQYFWDDFLKARPQLIEEIVEANYGVMRNLWSMDGTRSALAVGAEITEPGSRENGLFMMRSNINLEGIVSRYKTVDNNVELVEELGKLEEYGKNGN from the coding sequence ATGAAAAAACTCGATGATGTTCAGAGCGCCGGCCGTTTTCAGAAAGTCGGACTCATCCTCGCCGTCGCGTTCTACATTCTCTCGGTGATCATGGTGATCCGGAATCACGGCGGCATGTCGGTCGTTTTTTCGCCGGATACGAAGGTGATCACCATCGCGCACTGGCAGCTTGAGGACGGGTTCCGCGAAGGGATCAGCGCCGCGATCGAGGAGTATGAAAAGGCCAAGCTGGCCCAGGGGGTGAAGGTCAAGGTGCGCCAGGTCGCGGTTCCGGTGCGCGGCTACCAGCAGTGGTACCTGACCCAGCTGATCGGCGGAGAGCCGGCGGATATCCTCGAGGTCATGGGCAGTTCGGATATCCAGAACCAGTATTTCACGCCGCTTTCGCCGTATATCGGCGAGAAAAACCCGTGGAACAAAGGCACGCCGCTCGAAAACATGAGCTGGCGGGAGAGCTTCGCGGACGATATGCTGAGCGCGCTCGACACCGCGTACAGCGAATTCTTCTCGGTCTGCACATTCATGCACACGACCCGCGTCTATGTGAATATGAAGCTTTATGAGGAGGCGACCGGCAAGACGGAGCTGCCGGATACGCTGACGGAGTGGCTCGAGGACTGCGCCAGGCTGAAGGAATACGGCCTGCAGCAGAAGCGGCCGATCATCCCGATCGGCGTGCGCGGCTTCGACAAGGGGACCATCGGCCAGCTGCTCAGCACCTACAACTCGCAGCTGACGACCGATCTGTCGGACACCGGTTCGCCGTACGGCTACGGCGTGGCGACCGGCGAGATTTTCCGCCAGATCAACGCCGGCGAACTCGACAAGGACAAGCTGCTCGAACCGGTCGAAGTCGTGACCGAAATCGGGAAATATTTCGCGGACGGTTTTTCGGCGATCGATCTCGAACAGACCAAATACCTGTTTTTCGCGGGCAACGTCGCCTTCTTCATCGACGGAACCTACAACGCCTGGAGCATGATCAACAACGCGCCGTTCGAAGTCAAAGTGATCCAGATTCCGGTGCTGGACGAAAAGCATCCGCTCGGCGCGAAGGCGTTCGGGCGCATCACGGAACTCGGCAGCGGCATCCAGGGCAAATTCGGCATTCCGAAAAAGACGAAGCATTTCGACCTTGCGCTCGATTTCCTGCGGTTCCTGACCAGCTGGAAGGTCAATCAGCTCGTGATGGTTGAGAACTGCAAGTGGATGTCCTCGCTCAAGGAGGTCGAATACACCGGCGCCATGAAGGATTTCGAGCCGGTCACGAATACGAGCCACACCGCCGTCACCACGCCCTTCACTTCGACCGGAACGCTGGCGAACCGGCTGACGCTGCAGCGGCTTGAAAACAGCATCATCCACCAGCCGGAGGACCCGAAGCAGTACTTCTGGGACGATTTCCTGAAAGCGCGCCCGCAGCTGATCGAGGAGATCGTCGAGGCGAATTACGGCGTCATGCGGAATCTCTGGAGCATGGACGGCACCCGTTCGGCGCTGGCGGTCGGCGCCGAGATCACCGAACCGGGATCGCGGGAGAACGGGCTTTTCATGATGCGTTCGAACATCAATCTGGAGGGCATCGTCAGCCGCTATAAGACTGTGGACAACAACGTCGAACTGGTCGAAGAACTGGGCAAGCTGGAGGAGTACGGCAAAAATGGCAATTGA